GACAAGCGGGTGGTGAGTGGGGGTcccagggaggaggggcctgggcaGGACACCTCTGTCCAGCGGGGCAGCGAGGTCGGGGCTGGGGTCTCCCCACTAGTCTGAGTTTCTGGCACCAAGGGGGTGGAGACTGCTCTGTCCCAAGGCTCCTCCGGCACCCCACTCATGAGGTCCTATTTCTTCCCCATCCCCTTCGTGACGCCGCCCGCCTGCACCAATCTTCTGAGCCAAAGCCACGCCTCTGACAGCACCTGAACCTCTCTGTCCAATCAGCACCCAGAGCAGGTGCCCACAACTGGGCAGTCTGTGAGGGCTTCCTGAAAGAAGTTGCATTTGAGCTGGATTTTGAGTGTTACTCACTGGTGTTAACCAGCAGCCAGTATTTATGGACTGATTACTGCTAGTCTGTTACTAGGATATCTCCATGCATTGCCTCACTTAATGCTGAAAACAACCTTAGGACGAGGCTGCCCTTATTAGCACTGTGTACTGAGGAGGAAACGGAGACAGAGAGGTAATGTGAcccactcaaggtcacacagctagtaagaggcaaaACTGAGATTCGAACTCTGGTCTCCCTGACCTAAGCTGGTGCTCTCTACAACGCTAGGTAGGAATGTGGGGGGCAAACTTGTAACTGGGCAACAATTCCGTGTGGCCAGAGCAATAGGGAACCGTGGAGGGTTTTGAGCTCCGCAGGGGCTAGGTCAGCCACAGATGCCCTGCGGCAAGGGAGAGGGCCCACTCTGAGGTTGTGTTCCTGgctcctccaccctccctctaCCTGTGAACTGGGGCAAGCTCCATGccctctgtttttagttttccatTCAGTGATGGGACTTGGTCCATCACTCCTTCGTGCCCAATCAAGTGGCTTCTGGGAGGGGGCAAGGGGGCCTCAGATGGGTGGGGGCTCTGTACATGGTTATGGGGAGCTGTCACCTCCACCGTGCCTTGTCCTCATCCTGCTTCTACTCTCACCTGTGTCCGTGGCCCTCCTGGGTTCCCGCCTCCCCTGTCCACGCCCAGGGCCTTGGTGGGGATTCTGCCCCCAGGAGACTCGCCATGTGCTCAGGCAGGGGCGTGGAAGCAACCTAGTGGGTGAGCACATGCGCTCACGCTCACAGCCGGCCCCGCCCTTCCCTGCAGAAGAAGCTTCCCCTCATGGCTCTGTCCACCACGATGGCCGAGAGCTTCAAGGAGCTGGACCCTGATTCCAGCATGGGGTGAGCACGACAGGAACCTTGGCCCTCACCTGGAGATGCCAAGGAGGGATCTGGGTCAGGAGAGGGTCCCAGTCAGGGAGGGCATCCACGGTGGAAGGATGACCAGGCTGGGAAGAGTGTCCAGGTCAGTGAGGGCGGCCAGACCTGCGCGGGCGTTGGGCTCAGTGAAGACGAAGGAGAGACAGACGgggggtgatggggagggaggaggcccccCTCCCCGGTCTCTCCAGAGCGGGGTGAGGGGCTGTGGGGCCCGGCCCACTGGGTGCTGTGTCCACAGGAAGGCCTTGGAGATGAGCTGTGCCATTCAGAACCAGCTTGCCCGCATCCTGGCCGAGCTTGAGATGACCCTGGAGCGGGACGTCCTGCAGCCACTCAACAGGCTGAGTGAGGTGACcttgccccctccctctgcccccagcatccccagcctccagctcccACCTCCGCAGCCCGCTGAACCCTTCCTGTGCCCGCCCCCAGGAGGAGCTGCCAGCCATCCTCAAGCACAAGAAAAGCCTGCAGAAGCTGGTGTCTGACTGGAACACGCTCAAGAGCAGGTGGGAGCCACAGCCTCTCGGTGAGGTTCACGCCTACTTCAGCCTACGGATGTGGCCACAGAGCTTCGAGGCCCTTCCCCCACTAGGAGGACACTGCAGGGCCCACTGAGTACAGTGTGTGTCCTTGTGCACACGCCTGGTCCTTAGGAAGACATGTGGGGACAGTGCGTGTGAGGGTGCCTCTGTGCGCGTATGTGCATATGCTTGTGCCAGCTGGGGTACCCAAAAGCCCGGGATAGCCATAAACAATCCTCCAAGATCCCTGGATGGCGGGAGGGGCCCCACCCTCCACTCTGGAGGTGCGTGGCCCTGATCACCAAGCCCACCACCAGGGGGTGCGCCAGAGCACTCTGCCCAGGGTGGGCAGAGACTCAAGGCCAGTTCAGCTCTGGGATTTGCATCTATAAATTCCGGAATCCTATGTGGTCAGGCCTATGGAGGGGCCCTTGGCTCTGGACATGCGATGGGGACAGTAACCTCCCCACCTTGGGATCATCCCCAGGCTCAGTCAGGCAGCTAAGAACTCAGGCAGTGGTCAGGGCCTGGGTGGCGGCCCGGGCAGTTACACCACCACAGCCAACAAGGTGGAGAtgctgaaggaggaggaggaggagctgaagAGGAAGGTGGAGCAGTGCAAGGTGAGGGCACTTGGGGCTTCCTGGGTGTGtggtggtggcaggggtgggtgctgtccccatttctcagatgacgaaactgaagctcagagaggtgacgtgacttgccccaggccacatagctaggaagcagcagagccgagatttgaacccaggctgtcagGCTCCAAGGCCTGTGTACTTAGCCATTACCTTGTAGCCACTTCTGTCTATACCATGCGCATAACACCTGGGAGGCAGAGACACCTGTTCACCAGAATCTCAGTGTGTTTgctaagtgagtgaatgaatgaatgaagggtgGGTGAACAAATGAGTGGTGAGTAACACAAGGCACTGTGCTGAGGATATagggacacagagaagaggaCTAGAAGCTGTAAAAGCCCCTCAAGAGTTCAAAGGGGTCCCTGCGGGCTGGCCCCAGGAGCAAACCGtaagcagagagaggagagctggTTGTGACCCTCCCCGTACAGCTTGGGCAAGTTGCTATCCCCTCCAAGCTTCCCCGCTGGGCCCCAGCCTTGCTGGTATAAGccctcccctctctgtccccaagGACGAGTACTTGGCCGATCTGTACCACTTTGCCACCAAGGAGGACACCTATGCCAACTACTTCATCCACGTGAGTCCAAGACCAGGCTCCTGCCACCCGGAGCTCAGGGGCCACTGAGACCCCCTGcgagatggtgggagggagggatctgCATTTGTGGCCCCTGGGGGAGGCTCAGCTTCCCTCACTTCCCCCGGGGGTGCCCCCTTGTCCCCATAGCTCATGGAGATTCAGGCCGATTACCATCGCAAGTCTCTGAGCTCGCTGGACACGGCCCTGGCTGAGCTGAGGGAGAACCACAGCCAAACAGGTGGGGACACAGGCAGGCCCCGACTCCCACCCTGCTTGGGGCACGTTAAGAAGCTTGCACTCCATCACGAAAGGCAGCAGGGAGCCAGGGATGAGTTCTGAGCAGGGGAGCGCTCAATTAGATTCTCGATGAAGAGATTGCTCCGGCTGCTGCGTGGAGGATGGAATGAAGGGGCAGCACTGGAACCCTGTTAGGAGGCAGAAGGGAGGTGACAGTGGCCcggactggggtgggggcagtggaggtgggCGGATTCAAGAGACGTGTTGGATGACTTCAGGATGTGTGGCATGGGTGGTCAGGAGGGAGGTGGTAGCCCCTTGAGAACGTCTGGGGATGCCCCTGTCTGCCCTGACCTGGATGCTCAGAGGTGGGAGGACCCTGGGCCGCTGATCTGTCTCGTCCCTGCAGACCCCTCCCCCTCGATGATGGCCGCCCCCTTCTCCAGGGTGTATGGGGTGCCTCTGGGAACCCACCTGCGAGAGCTGGGCCGGGACATCGCCCTGCCCATCGAGGCCTGCGTCACGATGCTGCTTTCTGAGGGCATGAAGGAAGAGGTGGGACtcactggggtgggtggggaaggagcaCCAGGGCCCTCACTCGGTCCCACAGCTCCTACACGCTGCCCGTGCTGGGACCTGTAATCGCACCATTAGCGTACAGGTGCCGGGAGAAGGCGTGGCCTCCTGCTGCTGAACTGATACCACCTCCCACTTAACGACGCTCACGTGGGCCGGGCACTGTGCCATCAGCCCTTTGCGCTCCTTGTTCCATTGGATTATCCCAGTAACCCTTGGGGGTAGCCCTCATTGGCTCCACTTTGCAAGGGGGAGGCAGAGGCCAATGGGTAGACATGCCCAGCAGGTGAGAAGGTGGCCGTGAAGCTGGAGACTCCGCGTGAGTCACAGCCACACGCTGCCCTCATCCGTCCTTTGCACCTCGGTTGTGCTAGTGTATCGGCTGCTTTCCTGAGGACAGACCCTTAGGAGGTGGACCACACCCAAAGACAGACCTAGGCTTCAGGACAGTCCTGCTGGGCCTCCTATCTCCCTTTCACTCTTAACCAGACTCCTGTCTCCCCACGACTTTTCTGAGCTCCTCCCGGACTTCCCGTTTTGCTCAGAATCTTAGACCTTGAGAGTCGAGAGGAACCACGAATACAGTGGTGTTCACTCTGCCCACCAGCCCAGTGGGGCCCCCGAGGCCTACTCCAGGCCATGAGTGGGCCAGGGCCTCCCAACTGGGGTGTCCTGCCCCGCCCACCCCTCCGTGatccccacctgccccctctcGCACCTCAGGGCCTCTTCCGTCTGGCCGCCGGGGCCTCAGTGCTGAAGCGCCTCAAGCAGACAATGGCCTCGGACCCCTGCAGCCTGCAGGAGTTCTGCTCTGACCCCCACGCTGTGGCAGGTACCTGCTCTGAGGAGCCCTGGGTGGAGAGCCTTCCCCCCAAATCCCTTCCCTGAAGCTGCCTGAAATGATCCCATGATAGTTTGGCTTAAGGCCTGATAATCTGCCAAGAAGACATCTGAGGAGACATAGGAGTCCTTAATGTTGAGGTCCATGGTGAGCCCCCTGAAACGTGTGTATGTTTTCCTGGGGACAAGATCACTAGGCTTCATCATTTTCTCAAAAGGGCCCGTGGCCCAAAGAAATGATCAGACCTAGACACGTTAGTGTGAACAAGGGCTAAAGGTTCCTAACATGGAGAGACCTGAGGACTGGGGGTAAAGTTGGGGGCTTGGGGGGCTGCATCTGAGCCCCCGCCACCACTCCAGGTGCCCTCAAGTCCTACCTGCGGGAGCTGCCGGAGCCCCTGATGACCTTTGACCTCTATGACGACTGGATGAGGGCAGCCAGGTGAGGATGGGGTCGGGGGGCGGGTGCTGGGGAGGACGAGGCTGCAGAGGGGCCACTCAGGGCAGGCTCACCAGGTCTCTCCCCCGTCCACAGCCTGAAGGAGCCAGGAGCCCGGCTGGAGGCCCTCCAGGAGGTGTGCAGCCGCCTGCCCCGTGAGAACCTCAGCAACCTCAGGTGAGCCCCCAGCCCACACCCGGCCTCCCCAAGCCAAGGCCCAGCTGCCACTTCCGGGCCGTGGGCTGGCGTCCTTGTCCTAagcaatatttctgaaaataccACTTTGAGGtattaactgtatttttttatactAGACATCGAACTGAACACATACCTTGAACCTTGAAGCCACACCACCCGGCTttaaatcccacctctgccactatGTGGTCCTAGGCTAGCAAtttaactctctgtgcctcagcacCCTCGTGTGGAAGACTTGGAGCATAACAGTCCCTACTCTGTAGGGTGGCTGGGAGGTTCTCAACTTAGTGCCTGACACGTAAGGTGGTGTTCAGTAGGTCAGCTAATGTAACTAGTAAAAATTTTCCTAAATGTCCTGTGTGGTGTCTTTGCCACTCTTTGGCAGTCCCAGGCTGGAGGAGTCTCAGGTATTGGGGGGCATCCATGGGTGTTCATGACCCAAGATGCCCTGCCCCTGGTCCAAGTCCCCCTCCCACGCCCCAGGTACCTGATGAAGTTCCTGGCACGGCTGGCCGAGGAGCAGGAGGTGAACAAGATGACACCCAGCAACATCGCCATTGTCCTGGGGCCCAACCTGCTGTGGCCCCCTGAGAAAGAAGGGTGAGTGGCCACAGGTTGGGGAGAAGGTGGcagttccctcctccccccaacatCTGCTGCTTATTtttcccctgggcctcagtttccccatccttgGAGTAGGTTGAGCAGCTCCAATTTTCGAGGCTGCTGTGAGGAGCAGCCAAAGGGATCATGGACCCCATGGGGCTTTGGACATAGGCATTCTGGGTAAAGGCAGTAATGGGGTGCTTGGTGGCCTGTTACGGGGAGCTGGGAGCCCAGAGATATGATTCtagcacccccccgccccccaccttccAGAGATGGGCCTGAGGAAGTCACTCTGGaccctcatttcctcatctgtaaattggagagAAACTAGACAaacattgaggatttttgctttgggaattagatgagataataaacggagaaatgctttgtaaactgtaaagtgctgtttTATGTGAGGGGTTGTTATTCACCTGATCCttgtgtccccagtgcccagcacagggccagaGAGTTGGGGTCACTAGACTTTGCTAAATGATGACtcactttcactttctttttgtcCCAGGGACCTGGCCCAGCTGGACGCGGCCTCCGTCTCATCCATCCAGGTGGTGGGCATGGTCGAGGCTCTGATACAGAATGCAGACACTCTCTTCCCTGGAGGTAAATCTCCCGCCTTTGTGAACGTGTCCCTTTTTGTGCCGTCATCTGCCCAGCTTGGTGCCCTCCAGACTCAGCTTCAGTCCCTGGCAACCCTGCAAACTCACCACAAGGCCTGGAGGAAATGGCTTctccactctgagcctcagtttctcatctgtaaaatggggatgatgatgccTGCTTCGTGAGATTGTTGTGAGGCCCACCTGGGAGTGGGAAGGCGAAACATGGTCCAGACAACATCAGGGGAAAGGGAAAGTGGTCCCGACACCGGCTGAGGCGGGGAGGCCTGCAGAAGCTCTGTAAGTTCATATCTGCTCCCTTCTGTCTGCAGATATCAACTTCAACGTGTCAGGCCTGTTCTCAGGGCCTGCACCCCAGGACAAGGTCAGCGACAGGCCAGCTTCTGAGGAGCTTCCGTCGATTGCCACGCCCACCCCGGCCGCTGTACCAGCTCCAGCttcagcccctgccccagcctcggTGGCTCTCAAGGAAAGGTAAGGACTGATGGGTATGAATGGCCCCTGTCCTGGCCTCGAGATGCCCAGCCTGAGGCACCATCTCTCAGGGTGTCCAGTAGCATTTTaggaaatattatattttcatccCAAATACCAGGTTTTCCAGTTTGGACTGGGTAGGATAGAGACCTCAGAGGCGTATTCTTCTCAACCTCTGATGTGTTCCCTTCTGTGTTATATGgttctttactgagcacctactatgtgccaggcactgtttcagaCCCTGGAGATTTAGGGAACTAGGGAACTGATCATTTTGGAATGTGTAAATTCTGTACCTTCCAGTCTTCTCTTTGGTCCTTTAAATCGGAAGGTTTAACATGGTACCATGTTGCCTCCGTACCCAGCGGGTATTGATCAGTTATCACAGACTGCTGGGGCCCAAACCATGAATTTCCTCAGATGAGCAAGACAGACAAATGCTGCCCTTAGAGCTCGCATTCCAGGGAGTGGGGAGACAGAATCAACCAGAACACTGATGAAGGCACAGTATAATGTCAGGCGGTGATGTGTGCTACAGAGGACAGTAGAGCAGGGTCGGGGGGTTGGGGGGTCGAGTAGGGAACAGGAGTCAGGCCAGGGGGGCTCAGGAAAGGCCTCCCCAAGGAGTAGCCAATGGAGCAGAGCCAGGAATGAACCCTGGCCTCCTCCCCCGCTTCTCGTCCATTCTCTGGCTTCTAGTGGCTGGAACATCCCGTAAAGATCACATGGAGGTTGAGAGCTGAGACACAGGGGAGGCCCTGCTTTCTACCCCACATCTTGGCCACATGAGGGACCTCAGACACTGCCGCAGTGTCACACAGCAGCCAGGGCTCAGTGGATACAAACTCTGGCCCATGCCAGAAGCATCTTATCAGATCCCAGGCCCTGCCACAAAGTGGTGGAGGACAACTCCTGGGAGGACGCAAACTCAGCCTGTTGGCTGGGAATCTCCCCAGGATTCCAGGAGTCCTCTGGGAGATGGCCAAGGCTGACCCTGACCCTCTCCTTCCCTCGCAGGGCAGAGTCTGAGGCACCCCCCAGACCAGCCTCCCCCAAGGTCAGTAGGAGCTCCCTGGAGGCAGCCGCCCCAACAGAGGACATGGCTCGGAGGAGTGAGTTGGctgtgggaggagaaggggggcagagggtgggcagGGAAAGGGGGCGGGCAATCCCAGACCGTCCCATGTTTTCAGACAGCCAGGGGAGACCAGGAATCCAGGTGGCTAAGGGCCCAGGTTTGCTGCCGGACACTCTGGGTTCAGattccagctctgtgaccttgggcaggtgacttcacctgtctgtgcctcagcttcctcctctgtgtaATGGGACAATAACTGCACCTGCCTTGTAGGGCTATTTGGAGAATTAAATGGTGCTGCCTGGCCCATACccagcacacagtaaatgctcgaTAAAGGTCAGCGATTGAGTGTTGGGGGCGGTGGAGTTCAGTCCCTCAAGAAGACCAGGGATCACAGAGTGAAGAGGGAGGATGGGGTCTTCAAAAGACAGCGAAGGAGGGCAGTGGCGGTGCTGGTGGTTTGGTAGCCTCCTTCTGAGCCCCTTTGGTGCACTCACCTGTTCAGGTGGCCTAAAGCCAGGCAGGTGAGAAGGCCGAGGGTTCAGGTGGAGAGTCAGCCAGGGTAACTAGGACACTTGGGACACGCAGCCCAGGAGGCTCTAGAGTTTTCCACCTGGATGGGAGTAGGTGGGGCAGCGTCAGGAGCCTCTGGACCAGCAGGAGCTGGCAGGTCGCACACGGATCTTCTTACAGGAGGGGGCTTCTAGCCACCTTTCCTGGATGGGGTGCAAGCAGGATGTGTGCTCACTGGAGCACAAGTCAAAGGATGGTCACAGCATCACCTGCGCTGGTCCTCACGTCAGCCCTGGGAGGTCAAGGTTGTCATCTTATCTCAccgatgaagaaactgaggctcccaggGGGCAAGTGATTTGCCCAGGTCCTCCAGTTGGTGGAGACAGAGCTAGGACCAGGGTCCAGATGTCCTGCCCCACCTAACCCCTCGGCTGCCTTGTGAGGT
The genomic region above belongs to Balaenoptera musculus isolate JJ_BM4_2016_0621 chromosome 10, mBalMus1.pri.v3, whole genome shotgun sequence and contains:
- the SH3BP1 gene encoding SH3 domain-binding protein 1 isoform X3; translated protein: MMKRQLHRMRQLAHTGSLGRTPETAEFLGEDLQQVEQRLEPAKRAAHNVHKRLQACLQGQSGADMDKRVKKLPLMALSTTMAESFKELDPDSSMGKALEMSCAIQNQLARILAELEMTLERDVLQPLNRLSEEELPAILKHKKSLQKLVSDWNTLKSRLSQAAKNSGSGQGLGGGPGSYTTTANKVEMLKEEEEELKRKVEQCKDEYLADLYHFATKEDTYANYFIHLMEIQADYHRKSLSSLDTALAELRENHSQTDPSPSMMAAPFSRVYGVPLGTHLRELGRDIALPIEACVTMLLSEGMKEEGLFRLAAGASVLKRLKQTMASDPCSLQEFCSDPHAVAGALKSYLRELPEPLMTFDLYDDWMRAASLKEPGARLEALQEVCSRLPRENLSNLRYLMKFLARLAEEQEVNKMTPSNIAIVLGPNLLWPPEKEGDLAQLDAASVSSIQVVGMVEALIQNADTLFPGDINFNVSGLFSGPAPQDKVSDRPASEELPSIATPTPAAVPAPASAPAPASVALKESQAPSAGQAHHAAPPGLQHPRLPSSPTPGPWLWQPCDPPGSAPPSGWQQPPGPHGATPIAPHCPPACPAPEPASTSLPQPGLPGANLPHPSLSERTYRCGPGGGRRGGRGP
- the SH3BP1 gene encoding SH3 domain-binding protein 1 isoform X4, yielding MMKRQLHRMRQLAHTGSLGRTPETAEFLGEDLQQVEQRLEPAKRAAHNVHKRLQACLQGQSGADMDKRVKKLPLMALSTTMAESFKELDPDSSMGKALEMSCAIQNQLARILAELEMTLERDVLQPLNRLSEEELPAILKHKKSLQKLVSDWNTLKSRLSQAAKNSGSGQGLGGGPGSYTTTANKVEMLKEEEEELKRKVEQCKDEYLADLYHFATKEDTYANYFIHLMEIQADYHRKSLSSLDTALAELRENHSQTDPSPSMMAAPFSRVYGVPLGTHLRELGRDIALPIEACVTMLLSEGMKEEGLFRLAAGASVLKRLKQTMASDPCSLQEFCSDPHAVAGALKSYLRELPEPLMTFDLYDDWMRAASLKEPGARLEALQEVCSRLPRENLSNLRYLMKFLARLAEEQEVNKMTPSNIAIVLGPNLLWPPEKEGDLAQLDAASVSSIQVVGMVEALIQNADTLFPGDINFNVSGLFSGPAPQDKVSDRPASEELPSIATPTPAAVPAPASAPAPASVALKERAESEAPPRPASPKVSRSSLEAAAPTEDMARRRSQGSRRKEGEACLLLPDFYFSLANIFFCKAGK
- the SH3BP1 gene encoding SH3 domain-binding protein 1 isoform X1, with the protein product MMKRQLHRMRQLAHTGSLGRTPETAEFLGEDLQQVEQRLEPAKRAAHNVHKRLQACLQGQSGADMDKRVKKLPLMALSTTMAESFKELDPDSSMGKALEMSCAIQNQLARILAELEMTLERDVLQPLNRLSEEELPAILKHKKSLQKLVSDWNTLKSRLSQAAKNSGSGQGLGGGPGSYTTTANKVEMLKEEEEELKRKVEQCKDEYLADLYHFATKEDTYANYFIHLMEIQADYHRKSLSSLDTALAELRENHSQTDPSPSMMAAPFSRVYGVPLGTHLRELGRDIALPIEACVTMLLSEGMKEEGLFRLAAGASVLKRLKQTMASDPCSLQEFCSDPHAVAGALKSYLRELPEPLMTFDLYDDWMRAASLKEPGARLEALQEVCSRLPRENLSNLRYLMKFLARLAEEQEVNKMTPSNIAIVLGPNLLWPPEKEGDLAQLDAASVSSIQVVGMVEALIQNADTLFPGDINFNVSGLFSGPAPQDKVSDRPASEELPSIATPTPAAVPAPASAPAPASVALKERAESEAPPRPASPKVSRSSLEAAAPTEDMARRTKRPAPARPTMPPPQVSSTRGSPPAPPPAPGSGSPVTPRALPRRLVGSSLRAPTVPPPLPPTAPQPARRQSRPPPASPSPASPGPTSLIPVSLSAPTDVDLGAAAEEGGAPEAAGRAPTPPVIPPQPRPRSLASETD
- the SH3BP1 gene encoding SH3 domain-binding protein 1 isoform X2 encodes the protein MMKRQLHRMRQLAHTGSLGRTPETAEFLGEDLQQVEQRLEPAKRAAHNVHKRLQACLQGQSGADMDKRVKLPLMALSTTMAESFKELDPDSSMGKALEMSCAIQNQLARILAELEMTLERDVLQPLNRLSEEELPAILKHKKSLQKLVSDWNTLKSRLSQAAKNSGSGQGLGGGPGSYTTTANKVEMLKEEEEELKRKVEQCKDEYLADLYHFATKEDTYANYFIHLMEIQADYHRKSLSSLDTALAELRENHSQTDPSPSMMAAPFSRVYGVPLGTHLRELGRDIALPIEACVTMLLSEGMKEEGLFRLAAGASVLKRLKQTMASDPCSLQEFCSDPHAVAGALKSYLRELPEPLMTFDLYDDWMRAASLKEPGARLEALQEVCSRLPRENLSNLRYLMKFLARLAEEQEVNKMTPSNIAIVLGPNLLWPPEKEGDLAQLDAASVSSIQVVGMVEALIQNADTLFPGDINFNVSGLFSGPAPQDKVSDRPASEELPSIATPTPAAVPAPASAPAPASVALKERAESEAPPRPASPKVSRSSLEAAAPTEDMARRTKRPAPARPTMPPPQVSSTRGSPPAPPPAPGSGSPVTPRALPRRLVGSSLRAPTVPPPLPPTAPQPARRQSRPPPASPSPASPGPTSLIPVSLSAPTDVDLGAAAEEGGAPEAAGRAPTPPVIPPQPRPRSLASETD